One Rossellomorea aquimaris DNA window includes the following coding sequences:
- the gerD gene encoding spore germination lipoprotein GerD: protein MKRYSFLFLLTILLLSACGGGGETGSGKMDYEETKKMVVDILKTDDGKKAIEEVMSDEKMKSELIMDQGVVTDTISKTLTSEKGTEFWKKSFEDPKFAEAMAKSMKDGNEKLLKDLMKDPEYQGMMMDLLKDPEFKKELTEALKSQEYREHLQKVITETFESPLFKAKLQDVLLKAAGEMKDGGKSEGGGEESSSGGQGGSEDSGGTGSGGGSQ from the coding sequence ATGAAAAGATATTCCTTTCTTTTTCTACTGACGATTCTTCTTCTATCCGCTTGTGGCGGTGGTGGGGAGACAGGCAGTGGCAAAATGGATTATGAAGAAACCAAGAAAATGGTTGTCGATATATTAAAGACCGATGATGGTAAAAAAGCGATTGAAGAAGTCATGTCTGATGAAAAAATGAAATCAGAGCTTATTATGGACCAGGGGGTTGTGACGGATACGATCTCGAAGACGTTGACCTCTGAAAAAGGAACTGAATTCTGGAAGAAATCCTTCGAAGACCCTAAGTTTGCCGAAGCTATGGCAAAAAGCATGAAGGATGGAAATGAAAAGTTGCTCAAAGACCTCATGAAGGATCCCGAGTATCAAGGAATGATGATGGATCTGTTAAAGGACCCTGAATTCAAGAAGGAACTGACTGAAGCATTAAAAAGCCAAGAGTATAGGGAACATCTGCAAAAAGTCATTACGGAAACATTTGAAAGCCCTCTGTTTAAGGCTAAACTTCAGGATGTATTATTGAAAGCTGCCGGAGAAATGAAAGACGGCGGTAAAAGCGAAGGTGGAGGTGAAGAATCCTCTTCCGGGGGACAAGGCGGTTCTGAAGATTCTGGTGGTACAGGAAGTGGCGGCGGAAGCCAATAA
- the pdaB gene encoding polysaccharide deacetylase family sporulation protein PdaB, producing the protein MNTFHTVNAKKLKQISLIIVISFFTALFVYSSNLSTLSVFSTKDGPKAIYKGEKGVAITFNIGWGDEKAGPILEELKRMNVQSATFFLSGAWAERHPDLVEQIVKQGYEIGNLGYVYSDYTDMEPNKIKQDILKADTVFKKLNVKDVKLLRVPTGHFNKETLKVADSLGLTVVHWSVDSKDWTNPGVDEIINNVKKAKKGDIILLHASDSAKQTKSALPTIVKELKGKGNFITVSDMISNGDAKSSLIQ; encoded by the coding sequence TTGAATACGTTTCATACAGTTAATGCTAAGAAGTTAAAGCAAATCAGTCTGATTATCGTGATTTCATTTTTCACTGCATTGTTTGTATATAGCAGTAACCTTTCGACTCTTTCTGTTTTTAGTACGAAGGATGGACCGAAAGCGATCTACAAAGGGGAAAAGGGAGTCGCGATTACATTCAATATTGGTTGGGGAGATGAAAAAGCGGGGCCGATCCTTGAAGAATTAAAGAGGATGAATGTCCAGTCTGCTACCTTCTTTCTTTCCGGTGCCTGGGCGGAGAGACACCCTGATTTAGTTGAGCAAATTGTGAAGCAGGGATATGAGATCGGAAATCTTGGTTATGTCTATTCCGATTATACGGATATGGAACCCAATAAGATCAAGCAGGACATTTTAAAAGCCGATACCGTTTTTAAGAAGCTGAATGTAAAAGACGTAAAGTTATTACGCGTGCCAACCGGTCACTTTAATAAAGAAACATTAAAGGTAGCCGACTCTCTTGGACTTACAGTGGTTCACTGGAGTGTAGACTCTAAAGATTGGACGAATCCTGGTGTAGATGAAATCATCAATAATGTGAAGAAAGCCAAAAAAGGGGATATCATCCTCCTTCACGCATCGGATTCAGCTAAACAAACAAAATCCGCTTTACCGACCATCGTGAAAGAGTTGAAAGGAAAAGGTAACTTCATTACCGTTTCAGACATGATTTCAAACGGGGATGCCAAGTCTTCCCTCATACAATAA
- a CDS encoding P-loop NTPase, translating into MLTEQQTRELLFGLKDPFLNKTLEETNGIAEISIKEEKKHVSVKIAIAKTGTGEQMQFQQKIVQVLKDNGAESVGIRFTELPQEELEKHRGSGGQGTDLLSPASKTTFIAIASGKGGVGKSTVSVNLAVSLARQGKKVGLVDADIYGFSVPDMMGIVKRPVVRGERIIPVERFGVKVISMGFFVEDNAPVIWRGPMLGKMLNNFFSEVEWGELDYLLLDLPPGTGDVALDLHTMLPHCKEIIVTTPHPTAAFVAARAGAMALQTDHDILGVVENMSYFESKLTGEKEFVFGQGGGEKLTEELRTDLLGKLPLQQPDWNEEDFAPSIYAEDHRLGQIYGDIAHKVIEKLS; encoded by the coding sequence ATGTTAACTGAACAACAGACACGCGAACTTTTATTTGGATTAAAAGATCCTTTTTTAAATAAAACGTTAGAAGAAACAAACGGTATCGCAGAAATTTCAATTAAGGAAGAAAAGAAGCATGTAAGCGTGAAGATCGCCATTGCCAAGACAGGTACTGGTGAACAGATGCAATTCCAACAAAAGATTGTACAAGTCTTAAAGGATAACGGAGCAGAATCTGTCGGGATCCGGTTCACGGAGCTTCCACAGGAAGAGCTTGAAAAGCATAGAGGGTCCGGTGGACAAGGAACTGATCTTTTATCACCTGCAAGTAAAACAACCTTTATCGCGATTGCCAGCGGAAAAGGCGGAGTAGGAAAATCGACGGTTTCTGTTAACTTAGCTGTATCGTTGGCCCGTCAAGGCAAAAAAGTCGGGCTCGTGGATGCGGATATTTACGGGTTCAGTGTTCCGGATATGATGGGAATCGTGAAACGACCGGTTGTTCGGGGAGAAAGAATTATTCCGGTAGAACGTTTTGGTGTAAAAGTCATCTCTATGGGCTTCTTTGTAGAAGACAATGCCCCCGTTATTTGGAGAGGCCCGATGCTCGGAAAAATGCTCAATAATTTCTTCTCAGAAGTAGAGTGGGGAGAACTGGACTATTTACTATTGGACCTGCCGCCGGGAACAGGAGACGTTGCCCTTGATCTTCACACGATGCTTCCACATTGTAAGGAAATCATCGTAACAACACCACATCCAACAGCAGCATTCGTAGCGGCTCGAGCCGGTGCCATGGCCCTGCAAACCGATCATGACATTCTCGGTGTGGTTGAGAACATGTCCTATTTCGAAAGTAAATTAACAGGCGAAAAAGAATTCGTATTCGGTCAAGGTGGAGGAGAGAAGCTTACGGAAGAACTCCGTACCGATTTATTAGGTAAGCTTCCACTTCAACAGCCTGATTGGAACGAAGAGGATTTTGCTCCTTCCATTTACGCAGAAGACCACCGTTTAGGGCAGATCTATGGTGACATCGCTCATAAAGTGATTGAAAAACTCTCTTAA
- the cwlD gene encoding N-acetylmuramoyl-L-alanine amidase CwlD, whose product MIQKLKVIGMISALAILLFIIQYKILDKDTWDSWNLPLSGKIIYIDPGHGGPDGGAGDQDALEKDIALNVSLMIRDYLQEQGALVILTREKDEDLADEGTKGYSRRKVEDLKKRLSLINESEADLFLSIHLNSIPSAKWSGAQTFYNPKYKENKALAKAIQGELTRNLENTTREAKGLQNVYILKHAKKSGALVEIGFLSNPGERANLLKEDYQQKIAASVYQGVLNYLTMEDEDKEKADED is encoded by the coding sequence ATGATTCAGAAACTAAAGGTTATCGGGATGATTTCTGCACTGGCGATATTATTATTCATTATTCAATATAAGATTCTGGACAAGGATACGTGGGATTCCTGGAATCTCCCCTTATCAGGTAAAATCATCTATATAGATCCCGGACATGGCGGGCCGGACGGTGGGGCTGGTGATCAGGATGCCCTTGAAAAGGACATCGCTTTAAATGTGTCTCTGATGATAAGGGATTATCTCCAGGAACAAGGGGCTCTCGTGATCCTGACACGTGAAAAAGACGAAGATCTTGCCGATGAAGGAACCAAAGGCTACAGCCGCCGGAAAGTGGAGGATTTGAAGAAAAGGCTAAGCTTAATCAATGAATCTGAAGCAGACTTATTTTTAAGTATCCACCTGAACTCCATTCCATCTGCTAAGTGGAGCGGTGCTCAAACATTCTATAATCCAAAGTATAAAGAAAATAAAGCCCTTGCAAAAGCCATTCAAGGAGAGCTTACACGTAATTTAGAAAATACGACGCGTGAAGCGAAGGGTCTTCAAAATGTGTATATCTTAAAACATGCCAAAAAGTCAGGAGCCTTAGTGGAAATTGGTTTTTTATCCAATCCTGGCGAGCGGGCTAACTTACTTAAAGAAGACTACCAGCAAAAAATCGCCGCCTCTGTATACCAGGGGGTTCTCAATTATTTAACAATGGAAGATGAAGACAAAGAAAAGGCTGATGAGGATTAA
- a CDS encoding KinB-signaling pathway activation protein — MTIRNWIRFFIHTLVIGGVVTATAALLIRWDQFAPYIQDGNVIGILSSLLWFIFVGFTFSVISQMGYFAYLTIHQFGMGMFKSLWNPVQVVLIALVLFDLIYFRFRAFAEEGESYTPYIFLGIGILVVGLIVAYMKNQQSEAKTNTFVSALFFMIVVTTLEWLPVLLVNSVKWLYLMLLALLACNAFQLLRLPKYIEKSQMERQRKQPTKS, encoded by the coding sequence GTGACCATCCGCAATTGGATTCGTTTTTTCATTCATACGTTAGTGATCGGAGGAGTCGTGACTGCCACCGCCGCACTTCTCATTAGATGGGATCAGTTCGCACCATACATTCAAGACGGTAACGTGATTGGCATATTATCAAGTCTGCTTTGGTTTATATTTGTAGGTTTCACATTTAGTGTAATCAGTCAGATGGGGTATTTCGCTTATTTAACCATCCATCAATTCGGAATGGGGATGTTTAAGAGCTTATGGAATCCTGTTCAAGTGGTCCTGATTGCCCTCGTCCTGTTTGATTTAATCTATTTCCGGTTCAGAGCTTTCGCTGAGGAAGGCGAGTCGTATACACCTTATATTTTTCTGGGGATCGGAATCCTGGTCGTTGGTTTAATCGTAGCTTATATGAAGAATCAGCAATCAGAAGCCAAGACGAACACATTTGTGTCCGCCTTATTCTTTATGATTGTTGTAACGACACTGGAGTGGCTGCCGGTTTTATTGGTGAACTCCGTTAAATGGCTGTACCTTATGCTGCTTGCCTTATTGGCATGTAATGCATTCCAGCTGCTGCGTCTTCCTAAATATATCGAGAAGTCCCAAATGGAAAGGCAACGTAAGCAGCCGACTAAGAGTTAA
- a CDS encoding DUF2521 family protein: MNVITTFNTKRREKQIKTERTLLKEISIKMLQESVRKHFGYIKVQGGVFMQQGFDEACFDVAIEAYLLGGKVSKFGYTGEPADAVKKRCEEELKHFIDTLYNFWLYWSEMGISNQVDESFYFCCEHFVETWWSEGYDKGIKRHKLRLN; encoded by the coding sequence TTGAACGTTATTACAACTTTCAATACAAAGAGAAGAGAAAAGCAAATTAAGACGGAAAGAACATTGCTGAAAGAGATTTCGATTAAAATGCTTCAGGAGAGTGTCCGGAAGCATTTTGGATATATAAAGGTTCAAGGCGGCGTATTTATGCAGCAGGGCTTTGATGAGGCATGCTTTGATGTGGCCATTGAAGCGTATCTGCTCGGTGGAAAGGTCAGCAAGTTTGGTTATACGGGTGAGCCCGCCGACGCCGTGAAAAAGCGGTGCGAGGAAGAATTAAAACACTTTATTGATACACTTTATAATTTTTGGTTGTATTGGTCAGAGATGGGCATCTCTAATCAAGTGGATGAATCCTTTTATTTTTGTTGCGAGCACTTTGTGGAAACATGGTGGTCAGAAGGATATGATAAGGGGATCAAGCGTCATAAACTGCGTTTGAATTAA